In Mustela lutreola isolate mMusLut2 chromosome 1, mMusLut2.pri, whole genome shotgun sequence, one genomic interval encodes:
- the FTH1 gene encoding ferritin heavy chain, translating into MTTASPSQVRQNYHQDSEAAINRQINLELYASYVYLSMSYYFDRDDVALKNFAKYFLHQSHEEREHAEKLMKLQNQRGGRIFLQDIKKPDRDDWENGLNAMECALHLEKSVNQSLLELHKLATDKNDPHLCDFIETHYLNEQVKSIKELGDHVTNLRKMGAPESGMAEYLFDKHTLGNSDSES; encoded by the exons ATGACGACCGCGTCCCCTTCGCAGGTGCGCCAGAACTACCACCAGGACTCGGAGGCCGCCATCAACCGCCAGATCAACCTGGAGCTCTACGCCTCTTACGTCTACCTGTCCATG TCTTACTACTTTGACCGTGATGATGTGGCTTTGAAGAACTTcgccaaatattttctccaccaATCTCATGAGGAGAGGGAACATGCTGAGAAATTGATGAAGCTGCAGAACCAACGAGGTGGCCGAATCTTCCTTCAGGATATCAAG AAACCAGACCGTGATGATTGGGAGAATGGGCTGAATGCAATGGAGTGTGCATTACATTTGGAAAAGAGTGTGAATCAGTCACTACTGGAACTGCACAAACTGGCCACTGATAAAAATGACCCCCAT ttGTGTGACTTCATTGAGACTCACTACTTGAATGAGCAGGTGAAATCCATCAAAGAATTGGGTGACCACGTAACCAACCTGCGCAAGATGGGGGCCCCCGAATCTGGCATGGCAGAGTATCTCTTTGACAAGCACACCTTGGGAAACAGTGATAGTGAGAGCTAA